From the Paenibacillus sp. R14(2021) genome, the window TTCGCGCTAGCTGCGGTGTATTCACGGACGGAAGAGCGGGCGAAGGAATTTGCCGCTAAGCACGGAATACCATTAACCTTTACGGACCTGGAGGAGATGGCTGCAAGTACGGAAGTGGATGCGGTGTATATTGCTTCGCCGACGTCTTTCCACGAGGTACAAGCGGTTGCCTGTATGAGAGCTGGGAAACATGTCCTGTGCGAGAAGCCAGCCGCCTCCAACTCGCATGAACTGCAGGCGATGATTGATGCGGCTCGCGAGAATGAGGTGGTCTTTTTGGAAGCGATGAAGAGCTCCTTCCTTCCTGGTTTTCAAGCGGTAATGGACGCTTTGCCTTCACTTGGCACGATTCGTCGCTATACAGCGAGTTATTGCCAGTATTCTTCGCGCTACGATGCTTACCGGAGGGGAGAAATTCTGAATGCGTTCAAGCCGGAGTTCTCGAATGGGGCATTAATGGATCTTGGCGTTTACTGCATTTATCCGCTCATTATGCTATTCGGTGCGCCAGAGAGCGTGATGGCGAGCGGCACGCTGCTGTCGACCGGCGTTGATGGACAAGGCAGCATAATTGCAAGGTACAAGGAGATGGAGGCGACCGTCACCTATTCCAAAATCTCAAATTCGTCGGTGCCAGCGGAGATTCAGGGCGAAGAGGGGACGATGACGATCGACAGCATCAACCTCCCGCGCAAAATCAACATCCGTTACCGCGACGGGCGCGTGGAAGAGATAAGTGCGCCAGAGGAAGGTGCGGTGATGAGCTATGAGACGCGCGCTTTCCTCGACCTAATCGCGAATGGGAAGCGAGAGTCGGACTTGAACTCGCACGCGAATTCACTTGCGGTCATGAGCCTGCTCGATGAGGCAAGACGGCAGCAGGGCATCGTGTTTCCGGCGGATATGAAAACGAATAGTGGGTAAAAAGCTGCGGCTGTGCGGGAAGAGGGTTCCGCGCGGCCGCAGTTTTTTGTTTGGATGCACATCGGTTCGGGATCAGACGAGGAACAGTCTATTCTAGATTCCCGGTTATTCATTACGCTTATACCGTGCAGGGGTACTGCCTGCGAATTTCTTGAACATGCGGTAAAAATGCGGCAGGCTCTCGAAGCCGCAGGCGGCTGCAATCTCTGCTACGGTGCCGTCGGTTTCTGTCAGCAATTCTTTGGCGTATATGATCCGCTTGGCAATAATGTACTCCATCACATTAAGCCCGGTCAGCTGCTTAAACATGCGCGAGAAGTAGGAAGGGCTGACAGCGGCTCGCGAAGCGAGCGTAGACAAGCTGATGTCTTGAACCAGATGGCTGTCGATATCGTTCAAGGCGTTCTGCAGCCAGTGTGGTCTGGACTCGCTATGGGTATGCTTTTGGGCGCCGGGATTAATTTTACGGTTCATTCGAAGGAGGATGGTTTGCAGAAGCAATACGATCGCTTGCTTATATCCGGGCTGCTTCGACGCGAACTCCTCCTGAAGCTCATCGAGCAGCTCTTCGAGGCGTGTACGCTCTGCCGGAAGAAGTTCCAACTTGTAGCTCCGGTTAAGCTTGGCGGTTTCGAAGCATTGCAGGAACGAGAAGGCATCCTTCAAGGCAGCCGCAGAGGTCTGGACGAGCTGGCCGTTGAAGAAAAGCGCCGATGAGGTGATAGGTTGATCGGGATCGGGCATTGTTTTGTGAATCGTATTGCCGGGAATGAGGTAGAGATCCCCTTCCTCCATCTCGTAAAAGGCGTGGTTGATGAAGATCGACCCAGCCCCGTTATGGACGTAGATGATTTCGAACCAATCATGGAGATGATCCGGAAGCTCGGCTTGGAGATTCTTCGTATTCCGGAGCACCAGCTCGACGGGCAGGGCGGCATCGGATACGAAATGTTTGCGAAGTGGATCCATGATCCCCCACTCTCCTTCTAGGTGATAGATGCGGATAGTACAAAAAAAGGTATATTTTCAGCGGAATCCGTTATTTAAGTTCTGTATCTTTGTTTCTATAATGAAACTATATCGAACTGTTTTTGGAATGTCCATATCTTGATTAAGGGATTGGTGAGCAGAGTGGATCATGTCATAAGCACAGGCGCGGATGCGCTGTATATGGATGAGCGCGATCATGTCGTGACGGCGCTTCGGGAAATTCGGGCAGGCGAAACGATTCAATACCGGAATGCGGCAGGCATTCAAAGCATTGCTGTGGCGAACGATATTCCGTTCGGTCATAAGGTGGCAGTCACCGAAGTGGAAGCAGGCGCTGACGTTCGTAAATACGGCGAGGTGATTGGGCGTGCGGTGATGCCGATTGCAGCAGGCCAGCATGTGCATATTCATAATATCGAGGGCATTCGCGGACGCGGAGACCTTGGCACGAAGGAGACGAAATAAGTGACGAACCGTATGATTATGGGCTATGAACGGGCGAACGGCGATATCGGTATCCGCAATCATCTGCTGATTATTCCGACAGTGATTTGCTCGAATCAAGTGTGCAGCCGTATTATGCAGAAGGTCCCAGGTGCTGTTGCCATTCCGCATCAGCATGGTTGCAGCCAAATCGGAGCAGATAAAGAGCGTACATTCGAAATGCTGGCAGGTACGGGGAAAAATCCGAATGTCGGCGCAGTACTGATTATCAGCTTGGGCTGCGAGGTCGTGGATCCGATCGCGCTCGCTGAAGATATCCGCCAAACCGGCAAGCCGGTTGAAGTCTTCGATATCCAATCCGCCGGTGGATCCGTGAAAGCGATTTCGTATGGGACGGAGCTTGCGCTTCGTATGATGGCGGATCTCGCGAAGCAGGAGAAAGTACCGGTTCCACTGAATAAGTTGAAGGTTGCGGTAAAATGCGGCGGCTCCGATGCGACGTCAGGTCTGGCATCGAACCCGGCGCTTGGCGCAGCCGCGGATTCGTTGATTGCGGAGGGCGGTTCGATCGTCATCGGCGAAACGACAGAAATTATCGGTGCGGAGCATTTGCTCGCTGAGCGCTGCGTGACATCGGAAATTTCCGATAAGCTGTATTACATCGTTGACCGCTTCGAGAAAGAAGTGGAACGGATGGGCGCCGACATGCGCGGCGGAAACCCGAGCCCCGGCAACATCGCAGGAGGCTTATCCACGATTGAAGAGAAGTCGCTTGGCTGCATTAGCAAATGCGGTAAGGCGCCGATTCAAGGCGTTATCGAGTATGCGGAGCGTATTCCGGAGCACGGACTATATTTCATGGACTCGCCCGGCAACGATATCGAGTGCGTATCGGGCATGGCGGCCGGCGGCGTGCATATCGTATGCTTTACGACGGGACGCGGAACGCCGACCGGTGCCGCGGTTGTTCCTGTTATCAAGATTACCGGTAACAAAATGATGTTCCAGCAGATGGAAGACAACATGGACGTGGACGTCAGCGACATGCTGGACGGAACGGTAAGTCTTGAGCAAGCGGGAGAGCGCATCTGGCAGGAGATTGTTGAAGTCGCGGAAGGCAAAGAGACGAAAGCGGAAGTGCTGGGGCACCAGGAATTCAGCATTAACCGAATTGGACCAAGCTTGTAAAATAAGCCGGAGGTGCAAGGCTGCGTGAGCTCAGTAATAGCAGATTGGCTTGATTTGGAGTATCGGCCGGCTTTGCCGCAGAACAAGGAAATGGGCATCGGCATTATTGGCGCGGGCGAGATCGTGGAAGCTTGCCATCTGCCTGCCTATGAAATGGGCGGCCTGCGGGTGGTTGGCATATTTGATTTGAATCGTGAGCGCGCCGAGCGGCTGGCCGCGAAATTCGGCATAGCGAAGGTATACCGGGATATGGATGAGCTGCTGCTCGATCCCGAGGTTCAGTTCGTGGATCTGGCCGTACCGGCTAAGGTGCAGCCTGATCTTGCAGAGCGGGCTGCGTCGGCAGGCAAGCATATTCTGTGTCAGAAGCCGCTGGCGGAATCGTATCCTGAAGCTGCACGCATCGCGCAAGCATGCTTGAAGCACGGCGTTGTTGGGGCTGTTAACCAGCAAATGCGCTGGTCCCCGAGTATACGGGCGAGTCATACGATCATTCAGCGCGGCTGGCTTGGAGAGCTGCTGCAAGCGACGATTCAGGTGAACGTAAAGCAAGAGTTTGCAAACTGGGGCTGGCTGCGTGAGATGCCGACGCTCGAATTCATGTATCATAGTATTCATTATATTGATGCGATTCGGTTTCTCTTCGGAACGCCGGAATATGTGTATGCTGACGGTTCGCGCTTCCCGGGTCAACGCACGATTGGCGAGACGCGTACGCTGCTTCACATGAAATTCCCGGGCGAAGCCCGCGGCTTGATTCACGATAACCACAACAATATAGCAGGCGAGGACGATTGGTTCGCGACGTACCGGTTCGAAGGCACACAGGGAACGATCAAGGGCACGAACGGCTCGCTGTATAATTATCCTGTGGGCCGCGAGGATACGCTGAGCTTTCATTCGAAAGCGATTCATGAAGACTACTGGTTCAATCCACGGCTGCATGGCAAATGGTTTCCGCATGCATTCATGGGCACGATGGGCGAGCTGATGCGGGCCGTCGAGGAGAAGCGCCAGCCGGAGAACAGCGTCGAAGATAATTTGAAAACGATGCAAATGGTGTTCGGCGCGTACAAGTCGATGGAAGAGAACCGGCCCGTCCCATTGGCTGAAATTGCGGCGTTGTAGGTGCATCCGACGGATTCGCATGAGTGACTGCCGAGTTGAAGGGTAGACGGACAAGAGGGGCGAAGGCTCCTCTTTTTTGCGTTTATTCCTGCTTATTGTTCATTTGTGAGGCGGACAATTAACGGTAGACTAGTCGTTTACGCAGCAAGAGCTGGATAAAGTTGTTTTGGAAGGAACCGGAACGGGTATGTTAATGGGAGCGAGACGGCCTAGAGCTGCAACCTTTTCAGAAAAAATGGCGTTAAAAGGAAAGAACGCGATTATACAGAATCCATGGAGATGATAGAAATGAAACACATTCAACAGATGGCCTGCTCGGTTGTCCTTGCAAGCGTGCTGCTGTTATCAGCTTGCTCGTCGGACAGCGGCAACTCGGCTCAGACGCCGGAGAGCGGTACGAACACAAATGCGAATACGCCGCAAAATGATACAACAGTTCCGAGTGATTCGAATACGGGAAACAACCAAGCGAGTAATGGCAGCACGTCAGGGAATAACACGGCCAGCAACGGAACTTCGGGCAATGTCGGAGACAATTCAACAGGCAACGATAATGGAAATTCTGCCCCAGCGGAGAATCCGGACGACTCGCAAGCTGTGCAGGATATTAAGGCTATGTTAGCGTTAGCCAAGACAGGTAAAGTGAAGGGCATTAGCTTCGCGGCACATGATTCGCTCATTGACGATGTTGAGAAGGCTTGGGGCAAAGCGGATCGTACGGATTCAGCAGGCAAAGGCATCTATGCCACCTATAGTAAGAAGCACGCCGTGATCGGGTACAACAAAGGCAGTCGAATTTTCGATGTGCGGTCCGATGCTCCTGAGCTTCATGGGCTGACGCTTGACGATATCGTGTCTGCACTGGGTAAAGCCGCAAGCATCACGAAGAACGGATCGGATACCATCTACACCTACAAGGCGGGCAGTGACTTTCAGTTAAGATTCGTCATTCCGAAGTCGACGGGCAAGGTAGATCATATCAGCGTCTACTCTCCGGCAGATACGATTAATAATATGGCGGGGTAGCAGTCAGTCATCGGCGCGGTATTAGGCAAGCAGAGGCGGGCGTTTACAAACGTCCTGCCTGATGGTAAGCTGAGCCTATAGATTCATCCGAAAGCATCGGAGATTTCTTGTCCAACTGGACGAGGGGTCTCCTTTTTTGCGTGTTGTGGGTGATATTTCCAGCTAATAGACAACCTGCTATACTAAATGGGAGGAATGCTTGTGCGAATTACGCTTGCGCAGCGTGATGAGAGGTTTCTATCCGTAGGGCTGTTTCAATTCGATAGCAGCGCGCTCGAGAAAATCCGCTCGATCTCCGGGAGAACCTATGTGCCGGAGGAGCGGTTGTGGCTGATTCCTTATACTTTAAGCGCAATAGAGCAATTCATGGGGTCGTTCAAGTCTCACGAGATTTCGATCGATGCGAAATTGATGGAAGCTTGTCCGTTCTTCAAAGAAGTCGGCACTAAGGCAGAAGCGACACGCGAGAAGGATGATGTATTATCACAATCGGGGTCAGGCTGGGATGCGGGCTTGGAGCATCGGCTTCGGCAAGCGCTGGCACTTAGAGGCTACAGTCTCAAAACCATTAAAGCGTATTGCAGTCAGGTTGAATGCTTTTACCGGTTTCTTGCAGCCCATCAGTTAGCAGCGAGCGATGCTACAGTTCAACGGTATTCGCTGCAGCTGCTTGATCGCGGCTGCTCCCATTCGCACGTCAACCAAGCGTTAAGCGCGATAAAGTTTTATCATGGCCGCGTTCTCGAGGATTCCATGACGACGGCAGCCTATATTCGTCCCAAAAAAGAACATAAGCTGCCGAATGTCTTGTCCCTCTCCGAGGTGAAGCGTATCCTTTCATCGTTCGCCAATCTGAAGCACCGTTCCATTATGTATATCACTTATTCATCCGGGCTGCGTGTCAGCGAAGTTGTTCGACTTCGAATGAGCGATTTTGACCGGGAGCGGAAAACGCTGCACGTTCGCCAAGGTAAGGGCAGAAGAGACAGGCAGACGCTATTGTCCGATGCGGCGTTCGCCGTCATTCAGCAGTATGTTGAACGGGAGCAGCCGGTGGGCTGGTTGTTCCCTGGCATCGACATTCGCTACACATCCAGGAACTGCTCGGACACCAGAATCTGCGGACCACAGAGCGCTATACGCATGTCAGCGTGCGAGATGTACGGCGAATAAAGAGTCCGTTGGATCAGAATAATGGGGAGTGATCGGGGGGTCTATGAGGAGGCGAACGTTCGTCAATTCCCTTTAATCTGGCGATTATTCGAAATACGTAAATCCTCGGTTTGGTAGGAGTTATGTGAAGTGCGTAAATAGAACGTTAGGTGAAATAATGTCTAAATGAAATTCTTCACCCCCGCACTTGTGAATCTCTCTTGGAGATTCACAAAATGCGGGTCTATCCAACTTGGAATAAGGGAATTTGAATGTTTTCTTTTTACTGGGAGGAAAAGCAAACACGATCGAAGAATTTCCTAATAAATGGTAACAAAAACCAATCTCTCAAAAGACAAGGGATCGTTCTTTTAGTAGGGGTTAGGTGAAGAGGAAGCGCGCTTCTTAAGCGCATAACTCCTACTAAAAGAATAACGAAGGAAACGAAAGCTTGTCAAAGGCGAAAAGAGATTGGATTTTGTTGAAAAGCGTAGAAAAGGATGGAAATTCTTCGATATTCGGAATAGAACATATGTTTGCTTTTTATTTTGAAAGGGAAGAAAACATTCAAATGGGATAATAAGAAGTTGGATAGGAAGAATTTCATTTTCGAAGGAATCGAAAAGAAGAAAAAGCCAGTGGGGGTAACGCTTCGACCGCCATTACATCACCTAACATCATATTACCGCTGCGGGGCATACGCCCTTGGTCTGCCCGAAGTTATTTCTACGAAGTAAATCAGGCAGACACATTGATCCCCCTAAGATAAGAGCTATCTAAGGGGGATCAACGTCGGTAATACAGGAACGTTAGACGAAAGCATTGATAAAATCTAAAGGAAGTGCTGAATGAGTTGGTTTCTTTTTTCGTTATTTATTGCAATTTACATAGTCTTAGTCATTTTGAATTTTACTTGGTATTTGTCGAAGAATAAAAATAAGATTTTTTACTACACATTATCTCCTGTTAATTGGTTAGTTCAGTTTATTGTTTTAATGGTAGGTTTAGGGTTTAGGTCGAATTACATAGAGAACAACGAGTTGGTATTTAAAATAGTCTTTTTTCTTATTGTGTTTATACTTTCGATTCAAATAATGTTTTTTGTAGTTGTACTTGTTATAGAACTGACGAAATTCATTCAAGATGATTCTGATTTTAATAGGCTCATACCAAAATACCAGGGAATATCTCTAATTACTCTATTAGTATCCTTTTTAATAATGCCTTGTTTAATATTTGGGATGTTTTACGACCTATGGTTGGAATACGCTCACATAACCGATAAAGTAGTCATTGAACTGAGGATGTATGATTTTATTTATTTTGCCTTTGGTATAAATTACTCCCTCCCGTTGAGCGGTGCACTTGAAGATTTTCAAAAAGTTGTGAATTTCGATTACTATTTAAGGTCATTGCAGTTTGTACACGTGATTTCCTCGAAGATTTTAGAATTGATTGTTATAGGCTTTATTATTTCTAAAGTAACTAAGCTTTTTGAGAAAGATAAAGGGGAATTTACTTTTTCCAATGAAATAAAGAAATTAGATATTCAAAGGAATCAAAAGAAGATAACAAATGAACAGTATGAGAAGATAGTTCAATATTATATTGATCGATATTGTTAAAAAGTTTGGATGTGTTTCAAGAGGTCAATGCCTTCGTCTAACACAGCATTCATGCATCGGGCCTGATGGCCCTCGGTCCGAGGATGTATTTCGAGGAAGCAGGAGCAGCGGACAACCCCTACGGGGTTCGTGAATGCAAGAACGTTAGTCGAAATTACTGAAGGGCTATTAAACCAAAAAAATTTACAAAACTTTATCTATTGGAATAGGGCAATAAACTTGAATAGAATTTTCAGATACTTAATGATCTATGTGTTAGCTATATTCCCGACTTTTATAATGATGAATTTATTAATTGAAAAATATCCAAAAACAGGTTTAGGGAGGATCGTAGCTATTCCCTTTATTTTATTAGTTAATACATTGTTAATAATGGGAGGGATCTTAATTCAAGAGAAAACAAGACCCTTTCTATATATTTTTACATGGATTCTAATAATATTTTTAACGAAATAATAACAGTTGAAGTCTATCCTCAGGAATATGGCCCGCCAGTTATTGAGCGAATTCTTAATGAGTGGATTAAGAACAAATAAATTGAACAAGATCAAATATTTTTGAAAGCTATTCATGAGGGTCAGTAACATCGCCTAACATCGTATTCACGCTACGGGCTTACGCCCATGGTCCGGACCGATGCAGAAGTGCCGAGGGTAGATTCAGCCGGACAACTCCTGCGAGGCTAAGTCTGACGACCCGTTCCCTACGTTCAATTAAGCCTCTCGGGTTCGTGAATACACGAACGTTAGGCGAAACTGGCTTAATTCCGAAAAAACATTAACAAAGCTTGTATAGAAATCAAGCAATATCAAAGAGGAGGCATCATAATTTGAATGAGATTATTGCAGAATTTTTAAATGATGAAGTTGGTTGTCAAGACTTCTACGATTCTATTTATAATTTTATTGCCGACCAAAACATCAGAGCTGGTGAGTATGAAGGGAATATATTTGTAATAAAAAAAATGGACAGACTTAATTTTATTATCTTTAAGGAATATGTTTTTAGAGATAGTGGATTGAGAACAATACATAACTCTATAAGTTTATTCAGAAAGGATCTATTAAAAGCAGTGAATGAACATGCTGCTACTCAGGGATTTACGGTAAAGGGATACGGCGAAGAAAGTAATGATGTGATTACTTCATGGTAAGAAATAAAAGACGATTAAAGATTTTTAGTAATTCATAGAAGAGCCAGCATCGCCTAACACCATATTCACGCTTCGGGGCATTCGCCCCTCGGTCCGGCCGGGGTCTGATGAGGATTCGGGGATGCCATTGGCAGTTGCAGCGAAGCGTAATCAGCCGGACACATCCTTCCCCCTAAGATAAGAGCTATCTAAGGGGGAAGGACGTCGTGAATACACCAACGTTAGCCGAAAGAAGTTCTTACATGTTTAGGAGGAGTCTATATGATATTAGAAAAAGTTATAAATAGAATTGTAATACAAAGTGAATATAAGGATTTTGTTGATAAGTATATAGATAATATACTTACCGAATTTAAAGGTAAAATTCATAGCATTTATATGTGTGGCTCGATTCCAAAAGGAACTGCTAAACCTTTTAAGTCAGATGCAGACTTTACTATTGTATGTGTAAATCCCAAAGATATTGATTACGAAAGATTGTCAAATATTAAAGACAGGCTTTTG encodes:
- a CDS encoding Gfo/Idh/MocA family protein — translated: MIRFGIIGTNWITDQFIEAAREVEGFALAAVYSRTEERAKEFAAKHGIPLTFTDLEEMAASTEVDAVYIASPTSFHEVQAVACMRAGKHVLCEKPAASNSHELQAMIDAARENEVVFLEAMKSSFLPGFQAVMDALPSLGTIRRYTASYCQYSSRYDAYRRGEILNAFKPEFSNGALMDLGVYCIYPLIMLFGAPESVMASGTLLSTGVDGQGSIIARYKEMEATVTYSKISNSSVPAEIQGEEGTMTIDSINLPRKINIRYRDGRVEEISAPEEGAVMSYETRAFLDLIANGKRESDLNSHANSLAVMSLLDEARRQQGIVFPADMKTNSG
- a CDS encoding AraC family transcriptional regulator; the encoded protein is MDPLRKHFVSDAALPVELVLRNTKNLQAELPDHLHDWFEIIYVHNGAGSIFINHAFYEMEEGDLYLIPGNTIHKTMPDPDQPITSSALFFNGQLVQTSAAALKDAFSFLQCFETAKLNRSYKLELLPAERTRLEELLDELQEEFASKQPGYKQAIVLLLQTILLRMNRKINPGAQKHTHSESRPHWLQNALNDIDSHLVQDISLSTLASRAAVSPSYFSRMFKQLTGLNVMEYIIAKRIIYAKELLTETDGTVAEIAAACGFESLPHFYRMFKKFAGSTPARYKRNE
- a CDS encoding UxaA family hydrolase; this encodes MIKGLVSRVDHVISTGADALYMDERDHVVTALREIRAGETIQYRNAAGIQSIAVANDIPFGHKVAVTEVEAGADVRKYGEVIGRAVMPIAAGQHVHIHNIEGIRGRGDLGTKETK
- a CDS encoding UxaA family hydrolase; translated protein: MIMGYERANGDIGIRNHLLIIPTVICSNQVCSRIMQKVPGAVAIPHQHGCSQIGADKERTFEMLAGTGKNPNVGAVLIISLGCEVVDPIALAEDIRQTGKPVEVFDIQSAGGSVKAISYGTELALRMMADLAKQEKVPVPLNKLKVAVKCGGSDATSGLASNPALGAAADSLIAEGGSIVIGETTEIIGAEHLLAERCVTSEISDKLYYIVDRFEKEVERMGADMRGGNPSPGNIAGGLSTIEEKSLGCISKCGKAPIQGVIEYAERIPEHGLYFMDSPGNDIECVSGMAAGGVHIVCFTTGRGTPTGAAVVPVIKITGNKMMFQQMEDNMDVDVSDMLDGTVSLEQAGERIWQEIVEVAEGKETKAEVLGHQEFSINRIGPSL
- a CDS encoding Gfo/Idh/MocA family protein; the encoded protein is MSSVIADWLDLEYRPALPQNKEMGIGIIGAGEIVEACHLPAYEMGGLRVVGIFDLNRERAERLAAKFGIAKVYRDMDELLLDPEVQFVDLAVPAKVQPDLAERAASAGKHILCQKPLAESYPEAARIAQACLKHGVVGAVNQQMRWSPSIRASHTIIQRGWLGELLQATIQVNVKQEFANWGWLREMPTLEFMYHSIHYIDAIRFLFGTPEYVYADGSRFPGQRTIGETRTLLHMKFPGEARGLIHDNHNNIAGEDDWFATYRFEGTQGTIKGTNGSLYNYPVGREDTLSFHSKAIHEDYWFNPRLHGKWFPHAFMGTMGELMRAVEEKRQPENSVEDNLKTMQMVFGAYKSMEENRPVPLAEIAAL
- a CDS encoding YjgB family protein — its product is MKHIQQMACSVVLASVLLLSACSSDSGNSAQTPESGTNTNANTPQNDTTVPSDSNTGNNQASNGSTSGNNTASNGTSGNVGDNSTGNDNGNSAPAENPDDSQAVQDIKAMLALAKTGKVKGISFAAHDSLIDDVEKAWGKADRTDSAGKGIYATYSKKHAVIGYNKGSRIFDVRSDAPELHGLTLDDIVSALGKAASITKNGSDTIYTYKAGSDFQLRFVIPKSTGKVDHISVYSPADTINNMAG
- a CDS encoding site-specific integrase; translated protein: MRITLAQRDERFLSVGLFQFDSSALEKIRSISGRTYVPEERLWLIPYTLSAIEQFMGSFKSHEISIDAKLMEACPFFKEVGTKAEATREKDDVLSQSGSGWDAGLEHRLRQALALRGYSLKTIKAYCSQVECFYRFLAAHQLAASDATVQRYSLQLLDRGCSHSHVNQALSAIKFYHGRVLEDSMTTAAYIRPKKEHKLPNVLSLSEVKRILSSFANLKHRSIMYITYSSGLRVSEVVRLRMSDFDRERKTLHVRQGKGRRDRQTLLSDAAFAVIQQYVEREQPVGWLFPGIDIRYTSRNCSDTRICGPQSAIRMSACEMYGE